In Pseudonocardia sp. DSM 110487, the sequence GCGAGCGGCGTGCCAGCGCCCGCAGCGCCGACTCGAGGCCACCGTATTCCAGGGCAGGCGGATGGATGCCGCGCACGAAGTCCCGCAGCTCCTCCATGGCGTCGTTGAGCTGCGTGACGATGGAGTCGAGCTGCTCCGCGAGCTCGTCGCACCCAGGTGACACGAGGTCCTGGGCGACGCTCAGGTCGAGCGCAAGTGAGACGAGCCGCTGCTGCGCGCCGTCGTGGAGGTCGCGCCCGATCTGGCGCCGGGCCTCGTCACCGCTCGCGACGACACGCGCCCGTGAGGCCGCGACCTCCGCTCGCGCCTCAGCGTTGACGACCGCGATCGCGACGAGGTCCGCGAAGGCCTCGAGTCGCCGCTCGACGTCCGCGGGGAAGGCGTCCGCCGCGCGGCTCGCCATGACCACGAGGCCGCAGGAGCGATCCTGTACGCGGAGCGGGTAGGCGACGGCGACGGCGATGCCCGCATCTCGCAGGAGGGCGGCCAGGGAGCCTGGCGACCCGTCGAAGGACCCGGTAGTTGACTCGGCTCGCGCCGCCATGCCGGTGCGCAGCACCCTCCCCGCGATGCCCGTTGCGGTGGTCGGGATGCGGTGGCCCACGGTGATCGGCAGCCCCAGCCCCTGCCGGCTCCACCCGCCGACGGCGGTGACGGTGCCGTCCCGTTCGTCGAGCATGACGTATGCGGCGTCGGCGCCGAAGAGCCGGCCGAGCTCCTCGGCGACGGCCGACGACACGGCCTCCGGCTGGGCGCCGCGCGCGACCAGCGTGGCGATCCAGCGCAGCGCGGCCTGCTCCTCCGCGACCATCGCCAGGTCCTGCCGTGCCTTCGCGTTGGCGATCGCCAGAACGGCCAGCTGCGTGAAGGCGGCCAGTCGCTCCTCGGTCCCCGGCGGAAATCGTCCGACCTTGCCCTTCGACGCGACCGTCATCACGCCCCACAAGCCGCCTCCGACGGTGATCGGCACCGACACCGCGGCACGGAAGCCGCTCCGGTAGCCGATGCTGCTGTACGCCTCGGTGTATTCGTCGATGCGCACAGGCCGTCCGGTGGCACGCACGCGCGCGGCGTTGCCCGTGGTCGCCGTGGGCGTCCGCGATCCGATCGCCGGCACGTCGCCCGCCGCGCCGCGGACGGCGACGAGCGTCACCGTGTCGTCGGGATCGAAGCGGTCGATGGCCGCGATGTCGGCTCCGAGCACGTCAGCGGCCTGGTCGGCCACAGCCGCGAATACCTCCTCCGGATCCACCCCCTGCGCGACGAGCCGCGCCAGCGCGTGCAGCGCGGCGTGGTCCTCGGCGATGCCCATCGGCGTCGCCGGCTCGGCAATGCCCATCGGCGTCACGGGCTCGGCGGCTCTGTCGCGGGGCGTCATGAATCAGACTCGTTCACGCACCGCTCCCAGCACAGCACTCAGGACCCGAGCAGTCGGCCGACGCGCTCGAGCAACTCGCCTGCGCGCGAGCGCAACCGGTAGCCGACCACGAGCCCGATGAACATCCAGGCGAAGGACAGGACGATGATCAGATTCGCCGGCCAGCGCGGCCACGGCCACAGCGCGCCATAGATGGGCAGCGCCATGAGCGCGATGCCCAGAATCGGGCACAGTGCGTGCTTGAAGAAGCTGAACCCGCCGGGGTCGTTGACCCGGATGAAGCGCACGAGGGCCAGCGACGTGATGATGTACACCACGATCACGGGCAGCGTGCTGAAGGTCCCGAAGTACGCGTAGCCCTCCGGATACGGAGAGGTGCTCAGCCCCACCGTGAGCGCAAGGACGATCGACAGGGCGCTGGTGACGCTGATCGCGACGTCGGGGGTCATCAGCCGCGGGTTCGTCCGGCCGAGCGGCCTCGGGAAGATCCCGTCGCGTCCCATGGCGAAGGTGACTCGGACGGCGGCGTTGTGGATGGCAAGGCCGACGGCGAACGCACACAGCACCGCGGCGATGTCGACGGCGACGACCAGCGCATCGTTGCCGTAGACGCTCGCCAGGTGGTCCATGGGGGCGGACGCGGACGCGAAGTCCGATGCGTGATCCACGCCGAAGCCGAGGGACATCGCGGAGGTCGCGATGATGAAGAAGATCCCGCTGCCGATCACGGCGCCCCACATGGCGATGGGGATGCTCCGGCGGGCCTCTGAGGTCTCCTCGCCGAGGGTCGCGACGGCCTCGAAGCCCGCGAAGCTCATGATGCCGAAGATCATCCCGTTGAAGATGCCTGCCCAGTGGTCCGGGTTGGCGCCCGGGTCGAACAGCTTCGCGTCCCAGACGCTACCGGTCGCGCCGCCCTGGACGAGGATCACGGTGATGACCAGCAGCACCACCAGGATCGCGAAGATCTCCACCGACAGGGTGGTCCTGGTCGAGGCCTTGATGCCGCGCAGCGAGAGCGCCCAGATCGCCACCGCGGCGGCGACCGTGAAGACCCACCACGCGACGTGGATCCCGAGCTGGGTCGCGAGCGCCGCCGACGCGAAGGCCCCGAAGGCGAGTAGGTTCTGCGGGTAGAGGTAGGCCGCGAACAGCAGCCAGCCGGCGAAGAACCCGAACACGGGTCCCAGCCCTGCCGTGTTGAAGGCGTAGAAGGACCCGGCGTGCGCAAGGCGGCGCGAGAACTCGGCGATCGTGTTGACGAGCAACAGCACGCCGACCAGCGACAACAGGTAGACGAGCGGCAGCGCCGGGCCGGCATGCCCCGCGACCACAGCGGCCGTGAACATCACCCCTGAGGCAGGGTTCATGACGCCGAGCGACATCGCCACCGAGCCGGTGACGCCGACCGCATCGCGCTTGAGAGCCCCTTCGCCCACGGCGAACGAACGTACGCCGCTCGCGGCTCCCGGCGCCACGCATGTCCGCGCCCACGTGGCACTCGAACTCGACCACATCGTCTGCATGGTCGACGACCTCGATCAGCCGTCGCGCGTGCTGGAGCGCGACGGCTGGGTGCTCGACGCCGGCACGGTCCACGTCGGGCAGGGCACCCGCAACCGGCGCCTGGCCTGGCCCGACCACCACCTCGAGCTGCTGTGCGTGACTGACGAGCACGAGGCCGGGTCCAGCGCGCTGCGTCTCGACCGCCGCGCTCGGTGGAGCGCCACGGGCGCCAGTCCGTTCGGCCTCGGCTTCCGCGGCGTCCTGCCGCAGACCGAGCGGGACGACTTCTGGCTGTACGAGGAAGGCAGCGCGCGCATCTGGATCCACCGTGACAACGAGCGCGCGCCGGAGCGTCCGCTGCTCTTCGTCCTGGAGGCGTCGGGCGCCGCGATGGAGCGGCGACGGCCGCGCTCCGGCCCTCCTGCCCTGCTCGCGCACCGGCACGGCGGCCCGCTCGCGGAGGTACGCGTCAACGGGCCGGGCCCGGCGCCGCTGCCGCCCTATGCCGGGCCACCGATCGTCCAGAGCGCCGGCCCGCCGAACCTCGAACTGGTCGTCGGAACCGGACGACGGTCGCAACAGATCACGCCGATCCTCACGATCCGCGGCAACTAGCCGGACTTCGTGATCATTCCTCGGGCCGCCGCTCGACGCCGTAGGGCCGTCGGCGCCGGTGCCGTGATCAGGTCGGTCGGCCCGCCGCTCGATACCCCACGAGGATGAGCACGGTACTTCCCGCGCCCGCCGCGACGAGGACACCGAGTGCCGCAAGCGTGGCGAGATCTGGTGACAGCAGCGGTTGACCGCGCAGAGCCTGCCACGTCAGCAGCACGAGAAGCCCCAGGTAGGCGCCGGCGCTGACCACGACGAGCCGGAGCCGGACAGCGCCGTCGTTGCGCAGTCCGGGCACGGCAGTGAGGGCGGCCGCGAGCAGGGGCAACAGCTGCAGCGCGTGCATGCCGATGAAGTGGCCGACGCGCAGGTCGCCGCCGGTGGTGCTCCACCCGAACAGCGGGAGACCCGGGCCTCCGTCGCGCACGCCGACGCTGTGGGCGCCGATGCCGGGTTGCATCGACATGATCATCCCGATCGCCATACCTGCGAGCGCGACGAGCAGCCCCAGCCGGACCGACCACGCCGCGGCCCGGTCGGCCGGGCGCTGACTCAGGACGACGACGGCGAGCGCGAGGGTCGCGAGCCAGATCAGAGCGACGGTCGCGCCCATGATCGAGAACAGCATGGTGTCAAAGGGGGTGTCATCGTTGAAGTGGCTGCGCGTTCCACGCACGACTTGCACAACGACGATCGCCACCTCGATCGCCGAACCAATCACGATGACCCAGCCGACGACACGGCCGGTCCGGCGCCCGCGCTCCACCAGCGACAGGATCCAGGCCAGCGCCAGGGCGTACAGCCCGAAAGACAGCGCGAACTTCAACGGCTTCAACCAGATCGCCGCGCCCAGCAGCACACGGCCGTCGACCACGACGCCGACCGCAGTGCCGACGGCGACCAACCCCATCGAGACGGCGAACCAGAAGAGACCGGCATGCCCACGCCGCGCATCCGCGAGGACTCTCATCAGTCCGCCGTGGACCGGATGCGCCAACCCGCGGACCGTGGCGGGTTCGCTGGGTACTCGGCCTTCGCCGTCATGCCGAGGAGAATCCTCGCAACCGTGCGCGCTGTACAGATGGACTGCCCCTCAGACCGGCCCAGGGTTACTGCTCGGACGGGCTAGGCTTCCTGGCCGACTGTGAGCGGCGCGCATCAGCGCGCTGACTCAGCCCGCTCCGGAGGCGAGCCCACCCGGTGAGACATCCCGGTTGCTCGGCCTAGCGGCCTGCGCCTGGTTCGTGATCGCCCGGAACACGCCCACTCCGACAGCCGTGACCGGCACCGTGATTGCGACCATCGGCCGGGCAGCAGTGTGGCGGGTGTCCATGGCGCTCTCCCACCTCGAGTGTGATCCAGCCCTTGGACCGACCAGTCTGGGTCGACTTGGAGGCGTTCCGGACGCATCCGGATGACGGGAGCTGACGATCCCGTGCCTGGTGGCCTGATGGTGGCCACGGCCGTGTCCCTGGACTGCTCGAGCGCTGGGGCACGCGCGACTGATGGTCGTTGGTGCGGTTGTCGACCTGGTTTCAAGTCGACCACGATGCGGATTGGTTCCACCGGTCCAATTTCATGGCGCGGTCGATGCAGCACCGGCGGCTGGCGGGTGGCAGCTCCGGCACAAGGTCGTTGTGGGAATTGCGGTGAGAACGGCGAGCGGGATAGCTGAGTCACAGACGCGGCACCGCCCGTAGTTGCCGTCGTTCATCCTGGTCAGCGCAAGCTCGATGTCGGCGAGGGCCTGCCGGGCACCGGCGGTGACCAAGGCGCGGACTTCGTTCAGGGCCCGGGTCGCGTCCCCGTCCGCGCGTGGCCCGTACCCCGCCAGCGACGTCCGGTTCTGGTCGTGTGCGAGGAGATGAGCAAGCTGTTCGTGGCGGAAGCCGCGGAGTTTCTCGAGTTCTTCGCGCAATGCGGGCAGATGCCGGACGAGCCGGCGGCAGCCGACTGGCCGCTGCCGCGATGAGGTAAGAGAAGGATGAGCCATGCCGACCTCCACCATGGACTCGAAGCGTGGGTCGTGGGGAACGTGGGGCGTTCCCCGTTCTTCAAGGAGGCGGGAGCTCCTTGAACTGCTTCCTACGATGCGCGTCCGGTGTCGGCGAGGCAGGAGTTGCCGTCCGCCAAGAACGTCGTGGCCACATTGCCGGGGCCCGGCAGCGGTTGCCCGGTCGTCGTCAGCCGAGATCGTTCTCCGGCCAGCCCAGGAGCTTCGCGCCGAGCACGGCGGCGTTGATGGTGAACCGCTGCGCAGGGTCGGTGGGATCGTGCCCGGTGAGGGTCTTGATCCGATCGAGGCGGTAGGTGACCGCGCGGACGGACAGATGCAGGCGGCGTGCGGCCTCGGTCGTCACGCTCCCGGCGGCGAAGTAGGTGTCGAGGGTGTCCAGCAGCGGTTCGGCTCCGCCGCGGGCGCGTCCCAGCCCGCCCAGGACCGTCCGGACGAGGTCGGCGATCGCGGGTTGATCGCGTAGGAGCACGCGGTAGATCAGCAGTTGCTCGGCGTGGATCACCGGGGTGTCCAGCTTCAGCCGCTCCGCCATCGTCAGTCCTTCGCGGGCTTCCTCGTAGGAGCGGGCGATCCCATAGGAGCCGGAGTAGGGCCGTCCGACCGTGACGCGCCATGGTCGTCCGCGGGTCGAGCGGCTCAGCTCGGCGAGGATCAGGTCGCCGAGCGTGGTCGGCCCAGTTGGGGGCCATGGGATGTCCGTGCCGGGTGGCGCCACGACAACGATCCGGCCGTCCTTGGTTGCGACGAGGACGTCGCGGTCGCCGACCTCGCGCACGATCGCGTGTTCCAGTGAGCTGATCGCCGGTGTGGCCTCGTCGAGGCGACCGGCCGGCGCGGCCAGCGCGACCTGGTGCGGCCGGAGCATGTCCAGGCCGAAGGGTTCAGCGCGTTCCGCGAGCCGGCCGACGTCGGCGTCGCCGCGCAGCAGGTCCTCGATGAACTCGCGGCGCAGCGTCTCCTCCCACCGGGCCATCTGACGGCGGGCCTCGGTGTATCCCTCGGCCAGGCTGGCAACGGCTCCGTCGACCACGTGGAGAACCGCGGCGGCGGCAGCCCGCACCGCGTGGTTGTCGCGGGAGCGGATCACCACGGGGAGTTGTTGCCACAGCCGTCGGGCCGCCGAGAGGTACAGCTGAACCGCGGTGCCCGCTGACACGCCCAGCTCGGCGGCCCTCCTGCCGAGCAAGCCGACCGCTTCGAGCTCCGAGGGAAGTGGCTCTCGGCCCGACGTGGCGGCGTCGGCCAACAACAACAGGTAGTCGCCGAGCAGCTCCACCGGCGCGCCACCGGCATCCCGGCTGGCGGACTCGGCCACCTCGTCCAGCCACGACAGCGGATCGTTCTGCTGGTCGGCTCGGGTCCGTGCCTGGTGGCCGTTCCTGCTGCCGGTCACGTCATTTGCTCCGTCCTGACGGGAAGCCGGCCTGGACGCCGAGTCCGTCCAGGTGCGGTTGACGCCGATCGCTCAGTACGCGGTCGTTCACCGCGAGCGGAGCACCGATCCCGCGCAGAGGCGGACGGTTTCTGTCTTCCCCCGTTCATCGGCCGGCGGCCGCGGGCGCGGGCGCCATCGATGCTGGCTCCGGTGTGGTGGTGGTCCCCGTCGCGGTCGGTGTCCCGCCAGCGGTGAGCTTCTCGCTCGCCCCGTCGCGCTGCAGTCCTGCGCCGAGGCCGTGCGTCGGTGCATCCGACGGGTCGATGATCGCTTCGGGTGAGGCCGCTGCGGCGGCCTCGGCGGGTGTTGCCCGTTCGAGGAAGCGAAGCAGCTCGACGGGAAACGGCAGCACCAGCGTCGAGTTCTTCTCCGCAGCAACCTCGACGACCGTCTGGAGCAGGCGCAGCTGCAGCGCGGCCGGATGCCCGGTCATCACCTCGGCGGCCTTGGCCAGCGTCTCCGAA encodes:
- a CDS encoding GAF domain-containing sensor histidine kinase, producing MTPRDRAAEPVTPMGIAEPATPMGIAEDHAALHALARLVAQGVDPEEVFAAVADQAADVLGADIAAIDRFDPDDTVTLVAVRGAAGDVPAIGSRTPTATTGNAARVRATGRPVRIDEYTEAYSSIGYRSGFRAAVSVPITVGGGLWGVMTVASKGKVGRFPPGTEERLAAFTQLAVLAIANAKARQDLAMVAEEQAALRWIATLVARGAQPEAVSSAVAEELGRLFGADAAYVMLDERDGTVTAVGGWSRQGLGLPITVGHRIPTTATGIAGRVLRTGMAARAESTTGSFDGSPGSLAALLRDAGIAVAVAYPLRVQDRSCGLVVMASRAADAFPADVERRLEAFADLVAIAVVNAEARAEVAASRARVVASGDEARRQIGRDLHDGAQQRLVSLALDLSVAQDLVSPGCDELAEQLDSIVTQLNDAMEELRDFVRGIHPPALEYGGLESALRALARRSPVPVELTVDVHDRLPKSLAANAYFIVAEALTNAAKHARANALQVEVRADDGVLRLAVSDDGVGGADTAGGSGLLGLRDRVEAVGGTMSVRSPRGEGTVLLVRMPLSAQRVAEAGGQPQS
- a CDS encoding APC family permease translates to MAPGAASGVRSFAVGEGALKRDAVGVTGSVAMSLGVMNPASGVMFTAAVVAGHAGPALPLVYLLSLVGVLLLVNTIAEFSRRLAHAGSFYAFNTAGLGPVFGFFAGWLLFAAYLYPQNLLAFGAFASAALATQLGIHVAWWVFTVAAAVAIWALSLRGIKASTRTTLSVEIFAILVVLLVITVILVQGGATGSVWDAKLFDPGANPDHWAGIFNGMIFGIMSFAGFEAVATLGEETSEARRSIPIAMWGAVIGSGIFFIIATSAMSLGFGVDHASDFASASAPMDHLASVYGNDALVVAVDIAAVLCAFAVGLAIHNAAVRVTFAMGRDGIFPRPLGRTNPRLMTPDVAISVTSALSIVLALTVGLSTSPYPEGYAYFGTFSTLPVIVVYIITSLALVRFIRVNDPGGFSFFKHALCPILGIALMALPIYGALWPWPRWPANLIIVLSFAWMFIGLVVGYRLRSRAGELLERVGRLLGS
- a CDS encoding VOC family protein: MALELDHIVCMVDDLDQPSRVLERDGWVLDAGTVHVGQGTRNRRLAWPDHHLELLCVTDEHEAGSSALRLDRRARWSATGASPFGLGFRGVLPQTERDDFWLYEEGSARIWIHRDNERAPERPLLFVLEASGAAMERRRPRSGPPALLAHRHGGPLAEVRVNGPGPAPLPPYAGPPIVQSAGPPNLELVVGTGRRSQQITPILTIRGN
- a CDS encoding CdaR family transcriptional regulator, which translates into the protein MTGSRNGHQARTRADQQNDPLSWLDEVAESASRDAGGAPVELLGDYLLLLADAATSGREPLPSELEAVGLLGRRAAELGVSAGTAVQLYLSAARRLWQQLPVVIRSRDNHAVRAAAAAVLHVVDGAVASLAEGYTEARRQMARWEETLRREFIEDLLRGDADVGRLAERAEPFGLDMLRPHQVALAAPAGRLDEATPAISSLEHAIVREVGDRDVLVATKDGRIVVVAPPGTDIPWPPTGPTTLGDLILAELSRSTRGRPWRVTVGRPYSGSYGIARSYEEAREGLTMAERLKLDTPVIHAEQLLIYRVLLRDQPAIADLVRTVLGGLGRARGGAEPLLDTLDTYFAAGSVTTEAARRLHLSVRAVTYRLDRIKTLTGHDPTDPAQRFTINAAVLGAKLLGWPENDLG